The following are encoded in a window of Candidatus Moraniibacteriota bacterium genomic DNA:
- the pyk gene encoding pyruvate kinase encodes MHHPKTKIVVSLGPVSEKPVMLTKLLRAGMNVCRLNFSHGDAEEHQGRLKNLREASKKTSIPVAVLQDLGGPKIRTGEFENGEVILKKGETLTFVSEKILGTKNRCFLSYTDLWKEVKKGQVIYLDDGKKSLQVVTIGKNEVTCKILSGGLIRNRRGVNIPGVRLKKVTALTEKDKKDVLFGIENKLDYIALSFVQDAQDIEDLRVVLDRKKSSAKIIAKIETSSAIQHIDEIIQSADGIMVARGDLAVEIPAEEVPLIQKEIIAKCNQAGKPVIVATQMLLSMVSSPRPSRAEVNDIANSILDGADAIMLSDETTIGEYPEESVLMMKSIADHIEKNLTPKEYLRRTDYCNINDAISHSALEVAEEVHARFIIAFTESGRTANMISRFRPRQPILTFSPNEQTRTQTLLSFGCFAYESPSYKNIEEVIKFIREFLITKRLAKKGEAFVLVAGIPFGQTGATNMILAKKV; translated from the coding sequence ATGCATCATCCAAAAACTAAAATTGTTGTTTCTCTTGGTCCTGTAAGTGAAAAGCCTGTCATGCTTACAAAACTTCTTCGAGCCGGTATGAATGTCTGCCGTCTTAATTTCTCTCATGGAGATGCCGAGGAACATCAAGGGAGATTAAAAAATCTTCGCGAAGCTTCGAAAAAAACTAGTATTCCTGTTGCTGTATTACAAGATCTTGGAGGTCCAAAAATTCGAACGGGAGAATTTGAAAATGGAGAAGTTATCCTGAAAAAAGGAGAAACGCTCACTTTTGTATCTGAAAAAATTCTTGGAACCAAAAATCGATGCTTCCTTTCTTATACTGATCTTTGGAAAGAAGTTAAAAAAGGACAAGTTATTTATTTGGATGATGGAAAGAAATCTCTTCAGGTTGTTACTATTGGAAAAAATGAAGTAACATGTAAAATCCTTTCTGGCGGACTCATACGAAATCGAAGAGGAGTTAATATTCCTGGTGTTCGTCTTAAAAAAGTTACAGCCCTTACTGAAAAAGATAAGAAGGATGTTCTTTTTGGAATAGAAAATAAACTTGATTATATAGCACTCTCCTTTGTCCAAGATGCACAAGATATCGAAGATCTTCGTGTTGTTCTTGATCGCAAAAAATCGTCAGCAAAAATTATTGCGAAAATAGAAACTTCCAGCGCTATACAGCATATTGATGAAATTATCCAATCTGCGGATGGTATTATGGTCGCACGTGGAGATCTTGCTGTAGAGATTCCCGCCGAAGAAGTTCCTCTTATTCAAAAAGAGATCATAGCCAAATGTAATCAGGCTGGAAAACCTGTAATCGTAGCTACTCAAATGCTTCTCTCTATGGTTTCCTCTCCTCGACCCTCTCGAGCGGAAGTAAATGACATTGCCAATTCTATTCTTGATGGTGCTGATGCCATTATGCTCAGCGATGAAACGACTATTGGCGAATACCCGGAAGAATCTGTTTTGATGATGAAGTCCATTGCCGATCACATTGAAAAAAATCTTACCCCAAAAGAATATTTAAGACGGACAGATTATTGCAATATCAATGATGCTATTTCCCACAGCGCCTTAGAAGTTGCTGAAGAAGTACACGCTCGTTTTATCATAGCCTTCACTGAATCTGGTCGTACAGCCAATATGATTTCACGATTTCGACCCAGACAACCTATTCTCACATTTTCTCCCAATGAGCAAACTCGCACCCAAACTCTTTTAAGTTTTGGATGCTTTGCCTATGAGTCACCTTCCTATAAAAATATCGAAGAGGTTATTAAATTTATACGTGAATTTCTTATCACAAAACGCCTCGCAAAAAAAGGCGAAGCGTTTGTCTTAGTTGCAGGAATTCCTTTTGGTCAAACAGGAGCAACTAATATGATTTTAGCAAAGAAAGTATAA